A genomic segment from Salvia splendens isolate huo1 chromosome 13, SspV2, whole genome shotgun sequence encodes:
- the LOC121761234 gene encoding U2 small nuclear ribonucleoprotein B''-like, whose protein sequence is MLTTDIPPNQTIYIRNINEKVKKEELKRSLYALFSQYGRILDVVALKTPKLRGQAWIVFSEVMAASNAVRQMQNFQFYEKPLRIQYAKSKSDCIAKAEGTYDKKKKQEEKAERKKHVDEGQPAPTATGPRSDSNGGPSAATRQGMPSAQEAAAEPNNILFIQNLPYETNSMMLEMLFKQYPGFREVRMVDAKPGIAFVEYEDDSQSSVAMQDLQGFKISPQNAMVITYAKK, encoded by the exons ATGCTCACTACTGATATTCCTCCTAACCAGACCATCTACATTCGGAACATCAACGAGAAAGTCAAGAAAGAAG AGCTGAAGAGATCTCTTTATGCCTTGTTCTCGCAGTATGGAAGGATTTTGGATGTAGTTGCACTAAAAACACCTAAGCTTCGGGGGCAGGCATGGATTGTGTTCAGTGAAGTGATGGCTGCAAGCAATGCTGTGCGTCAGATGCAAAACTTCCAGTTTTATGAAAAGCCGTTG AGAATTCAATATGCCAAATCAAAATCAGATTGCATTGCTAAAGCTGAAGGTACCTATGACAAGAAAAAGAAGCAAGAGGAAAAAG CTGAGAGAAAGAAACATGTTGATGAAGGTCAGCCTGCTCCTACTGCTACTGGTCCAAGATCTGATAGTAATGGAGGCCCATCT GCTGCCACTAGGCAAGGAATGCCTAGCGCACAAGAAGCAGCAGCCGAGCCAAACAACATTCTCTTCATACAAAATCTACCTTATGAAACAAACAGCATGATGCTAGAGATGCTTTTCAAACAGTACCCTGGCTTTAGAGAAGTTCGGATGGTTGATGCGAAGCCAGGTATCGCCTTCGTAGAATATGAAGATGATTCGCAATCTTCAGTTGCCATGCAGGACCTTCAGGGCTTCAAAATAAGCCCCCAGAATGCCATGGTGATCACGTATGCCAAGAAATAA
- the LOC121760695 gene encoding uncharacterized protein LOC121760695 gives MGKKSNILRCCLACILPCGALDLIRIVHSNGYVEELTGRVTAADVLTHYPDHVLSKPSTAGSLIISPESELKRGSIYFLVPSSSLPHKTKQTYNSSKKNRVVKKAADEEKKRRRRHKVTAGEWQPHLDSIHEEF, from the coding sequence atgggTAAAAAGAGTAACATCCTAAGGTGTTGTTTGGCATGCATTCTTCCATGCGGAGCCCTCGATTTGATCCGAATAGTCCACTCCAACGGCTACGTCGAAGAATTAACGGGTCGGGTCACTGCAGCCGACGTCCTCACACACTACCCGGATCACGTCCTCTCGAAACCCTCCACCGCCGGCTCTCTCATAATCTCGCCCGAATCCGAACTCAAACGGGGCTCCATTTACTTCTTggtgccttcttcttctttgccGCACAAGACTAAGCAAACGTACAACTCTTCCAAAAAGAATCGGGTCGTTAAGAAGGCCGCAGACGAGGAGAAgaagcgccgccgccgccacaaGGTTACGGCGGGAGAGTGGCAGCCGCATTTGGACAGCATTCATGAGGAATTTTGa
- the LOC121762912 gene encoding exocyst complex component EXO70B1-like, translating to MAENGEEKLIAVARHIAKTLGHTDTMTGDILKIFSSFDGRLREKLAEKLSDDGMEQILDAIDHQITQFISSDRPIWSAGADPGAFLDSVDQLIAAVRDWTPLADDKKISACLDRAEDLLQQSMFRLEEEFRTLVERGAESFDATQAESAHPHHPDFSDEDDDFGDEDENFIPVAQPITDYDIVIDALPLGTVGELHQIAKRMVSAGYMKECAHAYSSCRRDFLEESFSRLGLQKLSIDDVHRMQWTQLEDEIEKWIKAMNVAFRILFPSERRLCDRVFLGLSSAADLSFMEVCRGSTIQLLNFADAVAIGSRAPERLFKVLDVYETVRDLMPEFDIIFSDQYCASLRNEAVTIWKRLGEAIRGIFMELENLIRRDPAKEPVSGGRMHPITRYVMNYLRAACRARQTLEQVFEESVAGGGSNLDYRKGDDAALASSSSLGVQIAWIMELLESNLEAKSKIYRDPALCAVFMMNNGRYIVQKAKDNELGMLLGEDWIRKHAAKVRQYHVNYQRSSWSKVLGVLKAEGSLMSPNETSKNLKEKLKLFNSYFEEICKVQSSWVIFDDQLRDEVRGSITGTLCPAYRSFVGRLQGASDIGKNADRYIRFNVEEVEARISQLFVGGSSGRR from the coding sequence ATGGCGGAAAACGGTGAGGAGAAGCTCATAGCCGTCGCACGCCACATCGCCAAAACCCTCGGCCACACCGACACCATGACCGGCGACATTTTGAAGATTTTCTCCAGCTTCGACGGAAGGCTGCGCGAGAAATTGGCCGAGAAGCTCTCCGACGACGGAATGGAACAAATCCTCGATGCAATCGACCACCAGATCACTCAATTCATCTCCTCCGACCGCCCGATTTGGTCTGCCGGCGCAGATCCCGGCGCATTCCTCGATTCGGTCGACCAATTGATCGCCGCCGTGCGCGATTGGACGCCGCTGGCGGACGATAAGAAGATCTCCGCCTGCCTCGACCGCGCCGAGGATCTGCTCCAGCAGTCGATGTTCCGCCTCGAGGAGGAGTTCCGAACCCTAGTCGAGCGCGGCGCCGAGTCTTTCGACGCGACTCAGGCGGAGTCGGCTCACCCGCACCATCCCGATTTCTCCGACGAGGATGATGATTTCGGCGACGAGGACGAGAATTTCATCCCCGTGGCGCAGCCTATCACGGATTACGACATCGTGATCGACGCTCTGCCGCTCGGAACGGTCGGCGAGCTCCACCAGATCGCCAAGCGGATGGTGTCGGCAGGGTACATGAAGGAGTGCGCTCACGCCTACAGCTCGTGTCGGAGGGATTTCCTCGAGGAGAGCTTCTCGCGTCTTGGCCTTCAGAAGCTGAGCATCGACGATGTCCACAGAATGCAGTGGACTCAGCTGGAGGATGAAATCGAGAAATGGATCAAGGCCATGAACGTGGCGTTTAGGATCCTCTTCCCAAGCGAGCGCCGCCTCTGCGATCGCGTTTTTCTCGGTTTATCCTCGGCTGCCGATCTCTCATTCATGGAGGTCTGCAGAGGCTCCACAATTCAGCTATTGAACTTCGCTGATGCCGTGGCGATAGGGAGCCGTGCTCCGGAGCGATTGTTCAAGGTGCTCGATGTCTACGAGACGGTTAGGGATTTGATGCCCGAGTTTGACATAATTTTTTCCGATCAGTATTGTGCGTCTTTGAGGAATGAAGCGGTTACTATTTGGAAAAGATTAGGTGAAGCAATTAGGGGAATTTTTATGGAATTGGAGAATTTAATCCGTAGAGATCCGGCTAAGGAGCCCGTATCCGGTGGGAGAATGCATCCGATCACTCGATACGTGATGAATTACCTCCGTGCTGCTTGCCGGGCTAGGCAGACACTGGAGCAGGTTTTCGAAGAGAGCGTTGCAGGTGGTGGAAGCAATCTTGATTATAGAAAAGGGGATGATGCGGCCTTGGCGTCGTCATCGTCTTTAGGGGTCCAAATAGCGTGGATCATGGAGTTGTTGGAAAGTAATTTGGAGGCTAAGTCAAAAATTTACAGGGATCCAGCATTGTGCGCTGTGTTCATGATGAACAACGGGAGATACATTGTGCAGAAGGCGAAGGACAACGAGCTGGGGATGCTGTTGGGTGAGGATTGGATTAGGAAACATGCGGCGAAGGTGAGGCAGTATCATGTGAACTATCAAAGAAGTTCTTGGAGTAAGGTTTTGGGGGTTCTGAAAGCTGAGGGCAGCTTGATGTCGCCTAATGAGACGTCAAAGAATCTGAAGGAGAAGCTGAAGCTATTCAATTCCTACTTTGAGGAGATTTGCAAGGTGCAGTCTTCGTGGGTGATATTTGATGATCAGTTGAGAGATGAGGTAAGGGGCTCGATTACAGGGACGTTGTGCCCTGCGTATAGGAGCTTCGTGGGTAGGCTTCAGGGGGCTTCGGATATTGGTAAGAACGCAGATAGGTATATCAGGTTTAatgtggaggaggtggaggCCCGGATCAGCCAGCTCTTTGTGGGAGGAAGCAGTGGAAGAAGGTAA